The following are encoded in a window of Drosophila simulans strain w501 chromosome 3L, Prin_Dsim_3.1, whole genome shotgun sequence genomic DNA:
- the LOC6736196 gene encoding dynein axonemal intermediate chain 4: protein MSASVRNTVTSQENGSIFKRSSNLDNELKKKSVVVNQAQAEESKAKKKDTTHYYSVETLADLQYRSQIKVLEKVYGEEVDMTPKPIQDDTYVEQFMKYNLNVMHQMTNFTTMVTKSTTRSRTRSSVRAGIGGNKQSIDDLMNGILYETINWEPYSTVEALEEAYEPKPYTKSFLKITLRKSDFFEIHSQTQTTVAKGTPEGDDAERDNRNYEYLTVGKGKIRRRSDNDAQTDTLLFTTRAVNTILITKATVSSYVSNFEMYDTLNNITKEFATATMSSVKDLTSALAQTEEADTFEDDEAVAEKDKVTSQIERLFRSPEFRNAIMYMGRTLSSNTNEAGLRRFRNFDQVERWNAEAEYVYSMNLLFRLVPEPSKDERKAVSDIDFCRSNGDILAVAYGLYSFSSQHVPTSGSVFLWSIKNPGEPERAYYYDVPVTAISFSPFLPSLLAIGLYDGSVEVRDVSSLQDTPVAVSQRSTSPGSSPVVAIRWIKQVSDDDHETDIDPFLSLSQDGSVTRFRIIKSPFLLGFTQMILERVEGHPEGIFVHPSSRIPCESNRHPQGLSITTHPLHKDIYYVLTDEGCIHKCSINYQHQYLEVLRCHDGGVTVMEFSPWSPKLFLTCGNDWFVRIWIDGITRPLLELLDEMTPVHWAKWSPTHSTIIVTVNRETANVWDFRRNLLRPMSKHKMDSSFNTVARFSHCGRTLVIGNERGNTLFNALNDMPFSPHFQYDELEKAIFKAIGNDHELLMELKSIGFFGYPNKKAVF, encoded by the exons ATGTCCGCGTCAGTAAGAAATACAGTAACTAGCCAAGAAAATGGGAGTATCTTTAAA CGGTCCAGTAACTTGGACAACGAACTCAAAAAGAAGTCCGTGGTGGTTAATCAGGCACAAGCCGAAGAGTCTAAGGCTAAGAAGAAAGATACTACGCACTATTACAGTGTGGAAACACTTGCCGATCTGCAGTATCGATCTCAGATAAAG GTTTTGGAAAAGGTCTATGGCGAGGAGGTTGATATGACACCTAAGCCGATCCAAGATGACACCTATGTGGAGCAGTTCATGAAGTATAACCTAAATGTCATGCACCAAATGACGAACTTCACTACAATGGTAACCAAGAGCACGACCAGATCCCGCACGCGGTCCAGTGTTCGGGCCGGAATAGGCGGCAATAAGCAGTCCATTGACGATCTGATGAACGGT ATACTTTACGAAACTATTAACTGGGAACCGTACAGCACTGTTGAGGCTCTCGAAGAGGCGTACGAGCCAAAGCCGTATACCAAGTCCTTTTTAAAGATCACCTTACGCAAGTCTGACTTCTTCGAAATTCACAGCCAGACGCAGACGACGGTGGCCAAGGGAACCCCCGAGGGCGACGATGCGGAACGCGACAACCGAAACTACGAGTATCTGACAGTAGGCAAAGGCAAAATTCGCCGGCGCTCAGACAATGATGCTCAAACAGATACTCTGCTCTTCACCACTCGGGCAGTCAACACCATCCTCATAACCAAGGCCACCGTCAGCTCGTACGTTTCAAACTTTGAGATGTACGACACGCTGAACAATATCACCAAGGAGTTCGCAACAGCCACTATGAGTTCGGTAAAGGACCTGACCTCGGCACTAGCGCAGACGGAGGAGGCGGATACCTTTGAGGACGACGAGGCCGTTGCCGAAAAAGACAAGGTCACCAGCCAGATAGAACGCCTGTTCCGGAGCCCCGAGTTTCGCAACGCCATCATGTACATGGGCCGCACGCTCTCGAGCAACACAAACGAGGCGGGGTTACGACGCTTCCGTAACTTTGACCAGGTGGAACGCTGGAACGCGGAGGCCGAGTACGTCTACTCGATGAACTTGCTCTTCCGGCTGGTACCGGAGCCCAGCAAAGACGAGCGCAAGGCCGTAAGCGACATTGATTTCTGCCGCAGCAATGGTGACATCCTGGCTGTAGCCTACGGACTTTACTCATTTTCCTCACAGCACGTACCGACCTCCGGCAGCGTTTTCCTGTGGAGCATTAAGAACCCAGGCGAGCCGGAGCGCGCATACTACTACGATGTGCCAGTAACGGCAATAAGCTTCTCGCCATTCTTGCCATCCTTGCTCGCCATTGGTCTGTACGACGGCAGCGTGGAAGTGCGAGATGTGAGCAGTTTGCAGGACACACCCGTTGCGGTCTCGCAGCGCAGCACTTCACCAGGCTCCTCGCCGGTGGTTGCCATCCGCTGGATCAAACAAGTTTCAGACGACGATCATGAAACAGACATCGATCCATTCCTGAGCCTCTCCCAGGATGGCTCTGTCACCCGCTTCCGGATTATCAAAAGCCCCTTCCTGCTTGGTTTTACCCAAATGATTTTGGAGCGAGTCGAGGGGCATCCTGAGGGCATTTTCGTTCACCCGTCGTCGCGTATCCCCTGCGAGTCTAACCGCCACCCGCAAGGCTTAAGCATCACTACGCATCCACTGCACAAGGACATTTACTACGTGCTGACCGATGAGGGCTGCATCCACAAGTGCTCAATAAACTATCAGCACCAGTACTTGGAAGTCCTGCGTTGTCACGACGGGGGTGTCACCGTAATGGAGTTCTCGCCTTGGTCTCCCAAACTTTTCCTCACCTGCGGCAACGATTG GTTCGTGCGCATTTGGATCGATGGCATCACGCGACCTCTCCTCGAACTGCTGGACGAGATGACCCCAGTGCACTGGGCCAAGTGGAGCCCCACCCACTCTACGATTATTGTGACGGTGAACCGGGAAACCGCTAACGTCTGGGACTTTCGTCGTAATTTGCTAAGACCCATGTCCAAACACAAGATGGACTCTTCTTTCAATACTGTGGCCCG GTTTTCCCACTGTGGTCGCACTTTGGTTATTGGCAATGAGCGCGGGAACACGCTCTTCAACGCGCTAAACGACATGCCCTTTTCGCCCCACTTTCAATACGACGAGTTAGAGAAAGCCATCTTCAAGGCAATTGGCAACGACCACGAGCTTCTTATGGAGCTTAAAAGCATTGGTTTCTTTGGCTacccaaacaaaaaagcagTTTTTTAG
- the LOC6736194 gene encoding DC-STAMP domain-containing protein 2 isoform X5, protein MHSRQFQNVFLTKILSDIDRRHEKHGHDPLLPLHQLERAKYMKLTSLRLTLFEFVSIVENACFMATTCLQLFAICFLDYGLFWLLETMSFHGHQETGLEVPAYVDLEIKGGGFVADVMRGIANAFRPLTQKSILDVNPCLPLPVKPDYAEYLIILLLCLLAWLILLAEPYILRTRHLIMAYFYPKRAKERGMFLYNMISEDRTSIFKFVRRRKRNEFNHTRNVKHTRNFTWLNNRFSCLIYMCSCCSCCQSTERCTICGRSLTLSNRNPCDTPGCKGVYCGKCFEKSHNKCCLCNRPVDYGDFSDVTEVDDSSDYSEKESFSERQYRKTCGGQR, encoded by the exons ATGCACAGCCGGCAATTTCAGAATGTGTTTTTGACAAAGATACTAAGTGATATCGACCGGCGGCACGAAAAGCACGGTCACGATCCACTGCTACCCCTTCATCAACTTGAAAGGGCAAAGTATATGAAG CTTACTAGTTTGCGCTTGACTTTGTTTGAGTTCGTGTCCATTGTTGAGAACGCCTGTTTCATGGCCACAACCTGCTTGCAGTTGTTTGCGATTTGCTTTCTGGATTACGGACTGTTCTGGCTGCTGGAAACTATGTCCTTCCATGGCCACCAAGAGACTGGGCTGGAGGTGCCCGCTTACGTCGATCTAGAGATTAAGGGTGGGGGCTTTGTGGCGGATGTCATGCGAGGAATTGCTAATGCCTTTCGACCCTTGACGCAAAAAAGCATTTTAGACGTCAATCCCTGCCTCCCGCTGCCCGTGAAACCTGATTATGCGGAATATCTAATTATATTACTACTCTGTCTGCTCGCTTGGCTGATCCTTTTGGCCGAGCCGTATATATTGCGCACTCGCCATCTTATAATGGCCTACTTTTATCCAAAACGCGCCAAGGAAAGAGGCATGTTTCTGTACAACATGATTTCCGAAGATAGAA CAAGTATTTTTAAGTTTGTACGCCGCAGAAAGCGTAATGAATTTAACCACACACGGAATGTTAAGCATACCAGAAATTTTACTTGGCTGAACAATAGATTCTCCTGTTTAATATACAtgtgctcctgctgctcctgctgccagAGCACTGAGAGGTGCACCATATGTGGGCGATCTCTGACTCT TTCAAATCGTAACCCCTGCGACACTCCTGGATGCAAGGGGGTTTATTGCGGTAAATGCTTTGAAAAGTCACACAATAAGTGTTGTCTGTGCAATCGACCAGTTGATTATGGTGATTTTTCCGACGTCACTGAAGTAGA CGACTCTTCGGACTATTCTGAAAAAGAGTCTTTTAGCGAAAGGCAGTACAGGAAGACCTGTGGAGGACAACGCTAA
- the LOC6736194 gene encoding DC-STAMP domain-containing protein 2 isoform X3 — translation MLFDFEKGHISDNNENSHFKWSHLVGRQEEISISIPTVVLNFTNKLQKSERKKIMEESEPRYGAMWTFKLVAPYVIGGYLCGLAVTLAWNWWQLGHLVLGLNLTFAIPVALVLAVFYSRPVRCIVTLAVPSLCSSRGRAFLISLAFVIAAVGPTANILANLKVMLRSLACGQELLRQALGQMLDVILEPVNAIQLAVDLLMREVRRVLNLAMVVLLRIQDHLIAIIKTLKNCAAWLKSIVDLCNTEMGTPWARCKKTAHHAMIRCQAKMGVFKALCHATKLFLALCYPAKIIDVFCSGYWDLSWGLLDKISERYREFVRHIEEMFDANITFEHEFFFDTNSSKSLADVGEEIIQDINKRLSSFIFLSSFVDILCWVMSHHLLPSIHAQPAISECVFDKDTK, via the exons ATGCTTTTCGATTTTGAGAAGGGTCACATTTCCGATAACAATGAAAACTCACATTTTAAATGGTCACACTTAGTGGGGCGCCAAGAGGAAATATCGATATCGATTCCGACTGTTGTGTTAaactttacaaataaattacaaaaaagcGAACGAAAGAAAATCATGGAAGAAAGTGAGCCCAGGTATGGCGCTATGTGGACATTCAAGCTGGTGGCACCATACGTAATTGGCGGCTACCTGTGCGGCCTCGCGGTGACGCTCGCATGGAACTGGTGGCAGCTGGGCCACTTGGTTCTGGGTCTTAATCTCACCTTCGCGATTCCGGTGGCGCTTGTTCTGGCGGTCTTTTACAGCAGACCCGTAAG GTGCATTGTGACGTTGGCCGTTCCCTCGCTGTGCAGCTCCCGGGGACGGGCGTTCCTCATCAGCCTCGCCTTTGTCATTGCCGCAGTTGGGCCTACGGCGAACATTCTAGCCAATTTGAAGGTGATGCTCCGCAGCCTCGCTTGCGGACAGGAGCTATTGCGTCAGGCGCTTGGCCAGATGTTGGACGTAATACTGGAGCCGGTAAATGCCATCCAGCTAGCGGTGGATCTGTTGATGCGGGAAGTGCGTCGGGTGCTCAATCTGGCCATGGTAGTGCTGTTACGCATTCAGGACCATTTGATCGCAATTA TTAAAACCCTGAAGAACTGCGCCGCTTGGCTGAAATCAATCGTAGACCTGTGCAACACAGAAATGGGCACTCCCTGGGCACGTTGCAAAAAGACGGCGCATCACGCTATGATCAGGTGCCAGGCAAAAATGGGCGTATTCAAGGCGCTATGCCATGCTACAAAGCTGTTTCTGGCCCTCTGCTACCCCGCCAAGATCATCGATGTGTTTTGTAGCGGTTACTGGGATCTCAGCTGGGGTCTCCTTGATAAAATCTCAGAAC GCTACCGCGAATTTGTGCGGCACATCGAGGAAATGTTTGATGCCAATATCACCTTTGAGCACGAATTTTTCTTTGATACAAACTCTTCAAAGAGCCTGGCGGACGTGGGAGAGGAAATTATACAGGATATTAACAAGCGTCTGTCGTCGTTTATCTTCTTGAGCAGCTTTGTGGACATTCTCTGCTGGGTCATG AGCCACCATCTTCTACCTTCGATACATGCACAGCCGGCAATTTCAGAATGTGTTTTTGACAAAGATACTAAGTGA
- the LOC6736194 gene encoding DC-STAMP domain-containing protein 2 isoform X2: MLFDFEKGHISDNNENSHFKWSHLVGRQEEISISIPTVVLNFTNKLQKSERKKIMEESEPRYGAMWTFKLVAPYVIGGYLCGLAVTLAWNWWQLGHLVLGLNLTFAIPVALVLAVFYSRPVRCIVTLAVPSLCSSRGRAFLISLAFVIAAVGPTANILANLKVMLRSLACGQELLRQALGQMLDVILEPVNAIQLAVDLLMREVRRVLNLAMVVLLRIQDHLIAIIKTLKNCAAWLKSIVDLCNTEMGTPWARCKKTAHHAMIRCQAKMGVFKALCHATKLFLALCYPAKIIDVFCSGYWDLSWGLLDKISERYREFVRHIEEMFDANITFEHEFFFDTNSSKSLADVGEEIIQDINKRLSSFIFLSSFVDILCWVMVVTVFFKATIFYLRYMHSRQFQNVFLTKILSDIDRRHEKHGHDPLLPLHQLERAKYMKLTSLRLTLFEFVSIVENACFMATTCLQLFAICFLDYGLFWLLETMSFHGHQETGLEVPAYVDLEIKGGGFVADVMRGIANAFRPLTQKSILDVNPCLPLPVKPDYAEYLIILLLCLLAWLILLAEPYILRTRHLIMAYFYPKRAKERGMFLYNMISEDRIFLSLYAAESVMNLTTHGMLSIPEILLG; the protein is encoded by the exons ATGCTTTTCGATTTTGAGAAGGGTCACATTTCCGATAACAATGAAAACTCACATTTTAAATGGTCACACTTAGTGGGGCGCCAAGAGGAAATATCGATATCGATTCCGACTGTTGTGTTAaactttacaaataaattacaaaaaagcGAACGAAAGAAAATCATGGAAGAAAGTGAGCCCAGGTATGGCGCTATGTGGACATTCAAGCTGGTGGCACCATACGTAATTGGCGGCTACCTGTGCGGCCTCGCGGTGACGCTCGCATGGAACTGGTGGCAGCTGGGCCACTTGGTTCTGGGTCTTAATCTCACCTTCGCGATTCCGGTGGCGCTTGTTCTGGCGGTCTTTTACAGCAGACCCGTAAG GTGCATTGTGACGTTGGCCGTTCCCTCGCTGTGCAGCTCCCGGGGACGGGCGTTCCTCATCAGCCTCGCCTTTGTCATTGCCGCAGTTGGGCCTACGGCGAACATTCTAGCCAATTTGAAGGTGATGCTCCGCAGCCTCGCTTGCGGACAGGAGCTATTGCGTCAGGCGCTTGGCCAGATGTTGGACGTAATACTGGAGCCGGTAAATGCCATCCAGCTAGCGGTGGATCTGTTGATGCGGGAAGTGCGTCGGGTGCTCAATCTGGCCATGGTAGTGCTGTTACGCATTCAGGACCATTTGATCGCAATTA TTAAAACCCTGAAGAACTGCGCCGCTTGGCTGAAATCAATCGTAGACCTGTGCAACACAGAAATGGGCACTCCCTGGGCACGTTGCAAAAAGACGGCGCATCACGCTATGATCAGGTGCCAGGCAAAAATGGGCGTATTCAAGGCGCTATGCCATGCTACAAAGCTGTTTCTGGCCCTCTGCTACCCCGCCAAGATCATCGATGTGTTTTGTAGCGGTTACTGGGATCTCAGCTGGGGTCTCCTTGATAAAATCTCAGAAC GCTACCGCGAATTTGTGCGGCACATCGAGGAAATGTTTGATGCCAATATCACCTTTGAGCACGAATTTTTCTTTGATACAAACTCTTCAAAGAGCCTGGCGGACGTGGGAGAGGAAATTATACAGGATATTAACAAGCGTCTGTCGTCGTTTATCTTCTTGAGCAGCTTTGTGGACATTCTCTGCTGGGTCATGGTGGTTACTGTATTTTTTAA AGCCACCATCTTCTACCTTCGATACATGCACAGCCGGCAATTTCAGAATGTGTTTTTGACAAAGATACTAAGTGATATCGACCGGCGGCACGAAAAGCACGGTCACGATCCACTGCTACCCCTTCATCAACTTGAAAGGGCAAAGTATATGAAG CTTACTAGTTTGCGCTTGACTTTGTTTGAGTTCGTGTCCATTGTTGAGAACGCCTGTTTCATGGCCACAACCTGCTTGCAGTTGTTTGCGATTTGCTTTCTGGATTACGGACTGTTCTGGCTGCTGGAAACTATGTCCTTCCATGGCCACCAAGAGACTGGGCTGGAGGTGCCCGCTTACGTCGATCTAGAGATTAAGGGTGGGGGCTTTGTGGCGGATGTCATGCGAGGAATTGCTAATGCCTTTCGACCCTTGACGCAAAAAAGCATTTTAGACGTCAATCCCTGCCTCCCGCTGCCCGTGAAACCTGATTATGCGGAATATCTAATTATATTACTACTCTGTCTGCTCGCTTGGCTGATCCTTTTGGCCGAGCCGTATATATTGCGCACTCGCCATCTTATAATGGCCTACTTTTATCCAAAACGCGCCAAGGAAAGAGGCATGTTTCTGTACAACATGATTTCCGAAGATAGAA TATTTTTAAGTTTGTACGCCGCAGAAAGCGTAATGAATTTAACCACACACGGAATGTTAAGCATACCAGAAATTTTACTTGGCTGA
- the LOC6736194 gene encoding DC-STAMP domain-containing protein 2 isoform X4 — MLFDFEKGHISDNNENSHFKWSHLVGRQEEISISIPTVVLNFTNKLQKSERKKIMEESEPRYGAMWTFKLVAPYVIGGYLCGLAVTLAWNWWQLGHLVLGLNLTFAIPVALVLAVFYSRPVRCIVTLAVPSLCSSRGRAFLISLAFVIAAVGPTANILANLKVMLRSLACGQELLRQALGQMLDVILEPVNAIQLAVDLLMREVRRVLNLAMVVLLRIQDHLIAIIKTLKNCAAWLKSIVDLCNTEMGTPWARCKKTAHHAMIRCQAKMGVFKALCHATKLFLALCYPAKIIDVFCSGYWDLSWGLLDKISERYREFVRHIEEMFDANITFEHEFFFDTNSSKSLADVGEEIIQDINKRLSSFIFLSSFVDILCWVMCW; from the exons ATGCTTTTCGATTTTGAGAAGGGTCACATTTCCGATAACAATGAAAACTCACATTTTAAATGGTCACACTTAGTGGGGCGCCAAGAGGAAATATCGATATCGATTCCGACTGTTGTGTTAaactttacaaataaattacaaaaaagcGAACGAAAGAAAATCATGGAAGAAAGTGAGCCCAGGTATGGCGCTATGTGGACATTCAAGCTGGTGGCACCATACGTAATTGGCGGCTACCTGTGCGGCCTCGCGGTGACGCTCGCATGGAACTGGTGGCAGCTGGGCCACTTGGTTCTGGGTCTTAATCTCACCTTCGCGATTCCGGTGGCGCTTGTTCTGGCGGTCTTTTACAGCAGACCCGTAAG GTGCATTGTGACGTTGGCCGTTCCCTCGCTGTGCAGCTCCCGGGGACGGGCGTTCCTCATCAGCCTCGCCTTTGTCATTGCCGCAGTTGGGCCTACGGCGAACATTCTAGCCAATTTGAAGGTGATGCTCCGCAGCCTCGCTTGCGGACAGGAGCTATTGCGTCAGGCGCTTGGCCAGATGTTGGACGTAATACTGGAGCCGGTAAATGCCATCCAGCTAGCGGTGGATCTGTTGATGCGGGAAGTGCGTCGGGTGCTCAATCTGGCCATGGTAGTGCTGTTACGCATTCAGGACCATTTGATCGCAATTA TTAAAACCCTGAAGAACTGCGCCGCTTGGCTGAAATCAATCGTAGACCTGTGCAACACAGAAATGGGCACTCCCTGGGCACGTTGCAAAAAGACGGCGCATCACGCTATGATCAGGTGCCAGGCAAAAATGGGCGTATTCAAGGCGCTATGCCATGCTACAAAGCTGTTTCTGGCCCTCTGCTACCCCGCCAAGATCATCGATGTGTTTTGTAGCGGTTACTGGGATCTCAGCTGGGGTCTCCTTGATAAAATCTCAGAAC GCTACCGCGAATTTGTGCGGCACATCGAGGAAATGTTTGATGCCAATATCACCTTTGAGCACGAATTTTTCTTTGATACAAACTCTTCAAAGAGCCTGGCGGACGTGGGAGAGGAAATTATACAGGATATTAACAAGCGTCTGTCGTCGTTTATCTTCTTGAGCAGCTTTGTGGACATTCTCTGCTGGGTCATG TGTTGGTGA
- the LOC6736194 gene encoding DC-STAMP domain-containing protein 2 isoform X1: MLFDFEKGHISDNNENSHFKWSHLVGRQEEISISIPTVVLNFTNKLQKSERKKIMEESEPRYGAMWTFKLVAPYVIGGYLCGLAVTLAWNWWQLGHLVLGLNLTFAIPVALVLAVFYSRPVRCIVTLAVPSLCSSRGRAFLISLAFVIAAVGPTANILANLKVMLRSLACGQELLRQALGQMLDVILEPVNAIQLAVDLLMREVRRVLNLAMVVLLRIQDHLIAIIKTLKNCAAWLKSIVDLCNTEMGTPWARCKKTAHHAMIRCQAKMGVFKALCHATKLFLALCYPAKIIDVFCSGYWDLSWGLLDKISERYREFVRHIEEMFDANITFEHEFFFDTNSSKSLADVGEEIIQDINKRLSSFIFLSSFVDILCWVMVVTVFFKATIFYLRYMHSRQFQNVFLTKILSDIDRRHEKHGHDPLLPLHQLERAKYMKLTSLRLTLFEFVSIVENACFMATTCLQLFAICFLDYGLFWLLETMSFHGHQETGLEVPAYVDLEIKGGGFVADVMRGIANAFRPLTQKSILDVNPCLPLPVKPDYAEYLIILLLCLLAWLILLAEPYILRTRHLIMAYFYPKRAKERGMFLYNMISEDRTSIFKFVRRRKRNEFNHTRNVKHTRNFTWLNNRFSCLIYMCSCCSCCQSTERCTICGRSLTLSNRNPCDTPGCKGVYCGKCFEKSHNKCCLCNRPVDYGDFSDVTEVDDSSDYSEKESFSERQYRKTCGGQR, from the exons ATGCTTTTCGATTTTGAGAAGGGTCACATTTCCGATAACAATGAAAACTCACATTTTAAATGGTCACACTTAGTGGGGCGCCAAGAGGAAATATCGATATCGATTCCGACTGTTGTGTTAaactttacaaataaattacaaaaaagcGAACGAAAGAAAATCATGGAAGAAAGTGAGCCCAGGTATGGCGCTATGTGGACATTCAAGCTGGTGGCACCATACGTAATTGGCGGCTACCTGTGCGGCCTCGCGGTGACGCTCGCATGGAACTGGTGGCAGCTGGGCCACTTGGTTCTGGGTCTTAATCTCACCTTCGCGATTCCGGTGGCGCTTGTTCTGGCGGTCTTTTACAGCAGACCCGTAAG GTGCATTGTGACGTTGGCCGTTCCCTCGCTGTGCAGCTCCCGGGGACGGGCGTTCCTCATCAGCCTCGCCTTTGTCATTGCCGCAGTTGGGCCTACGGCGAACATTCTAGCCAATTTGAAGGTGATGCTCCGCAGCCTCGCTTGCGGACAGGAGCTATTGCGTCAGGCGCTTGGCCAGATGTTGGACGTAATACTGGAGCCGGTAAATGCCATCCAGCTAGCGGTGGATCTGTTGATGCGGGAAGTGCGTCGGGTGCTCAATCTGGCCATGGTAGTGCTGTTACGCATTCAGGACCATTTGATCGCAATTA TTAAAACCCTGAAGAACTGCGCCGCTTGGCTGAAATCAATCGTAGACCTGTGCAACACAGAAATGGGCACTCCCTGGGCACGTTGCAAAAAGACGGCGCATCACGCTATGATCAGGTGCCAGGCAAAAATGGGCGTATTCAAGGCGCTATGCCATGCTACAAAGCTGTTTCTGGCCCTCTGCTACCCCGCCAAGATCATCGATGTGTTTTGTAGCGGTTACTGGGATCTCAGCTGGGGTCTCCTTGATAAAATCTCAGAAC GCTACCGCGAATTTGTGCGGCACATCGAGGAAATGTTTGATGCCAATATCACCTTTGAGCACGAATTTTTCTTTGATACAAACTCTTCAAAGAGCCTGGCGGACGTGGGAGAGGAAATTATACAGGATATTAACAAGCGTCTGTCGTCGTTTATCTTCTTGAGCAGCTTTGTGGACATTCTCTGCTGGGTCATGGTGGTTACTGTATTTTTTAA AGCCACCATCTTCTACCTTCGATACATGCACAGCCGGCAATTTCAGAATGTGTTTTTGACAAAGATACTAAGTGATATCGACCGGCGGCACGAAAAGCACGGTCACGATCCACTGCTACCCCTTCATCAACTTGAAAGGGCAAAGTATATGAAG CTTACTAGTTTGCGCTTGACTTTGTTTGAGTTCGTGTCCATTGTTGAGAACGCCTGTTTCATGGCCACAACCTGCTTGCAGTTGTTTGCGATTTGCTTTCTGGATTACGGACTGTTCTGGCTGCTGGAAACTATGTCCTTCCATGGCCACCAAGAGACTGGGCTGGAGGTGCCCGCTTACGTCGATCTAGAGATTAAGGGTGGGGGCTTTGTGGCGGATGTCATGCGAGGAATTGCTAATGCCTTTCGACCCTTGACGCAAAAAAGCATTTTAGACGTCAATCCCTGCCTCCCGCTGCCCGTGAAACCTGATTATGCGGAATATCTAATTATATTACTACTCTGTCTGCTCGCTTGGCTGATCCTTTTGGCCGAGCCGTATATATTGCGCACTCGCCATCTTATAATGGCCTACTTTTATCCAAAACGCGCCAAGGAAAGAGGCATGTTTCTGTACAACATGATTTCCGAAGATAGAA CAAGTATTTTTAAGTTTGTACGCCGCAGAAAGCGTAATGAATTTAACCACACACGGAATGTTAAGCATACCAGAAATTTTACTTGGCTGAACAATAGATTCTCCTGTTTAATATACAtgtgctcctgctgctcctgctgccagAGCACTGAGAGGTGCACCATATGTGGGCGATCTCTGACTCT TTCAAATCGTAACCCCTGCGACACTCCTGGATGCAAGGGGGTTTATTGCGGTAAATGCTTTGAAAAGTCACACAATAAGTGTTGTCTGTGCAATCGACCAGTTGATTATGGTGATTTTTCCGACGTCACTGAAGTAGA CGACTCTTCGGACTATTCTGAAAAAGAGTCTTTTAGCGAAAGGCAGTACAGGAAGACCTGTGGAGGACAACGCTAA